The genomic DNA CTTGGACATCGAGGTGCAGATCTACTGTGAAAAAGATTCCCACAAGGGAATGATCATTGGCAAGGGCGGAGAGATGCTCAAAAAAGTCGGTTCGCAGGCGCGCGAGGATATCGAGCGGTTTTTGGGCTGCAAGGTGAACCTCAAGTGCTGGGTCAAGGTCCGGGAGGACTGGCGCAACCGCGAAAACATCATCCGTTCGTTCGGATACAACTAAAATTTCGTTTGTCAAGTCCAAATTGTTGGAAAGCCTGATAGACTTTCCCTCTGATATCGTCCGTTGCATCGGAAAAGATAATCCCAACAAGATGTTGGAGGGATGTCCCGATGGAACAGAACGCACAGAACGCTTACGAACAGTTTTTGCAGACCGGAAAGGTATCCGATTATCTGCGCTATACTGAGATTTTGCATTCCGGCGCATCGGGCGTACCGGTGCCGCCGCATCCGACGGGAGAACACAGTGCATATTACGACCGACGCGATCGTTCTGCGGGAGCGCGCGGTTGACGAGTTCGACAGCGTGCTCACTTTGCTTTCGAAGGAACGTGGAATCATATCAGCTTACGCACGGGGAGCCAGGAAGCCGCGCGCAGCCCTCAGGGCCTGCGCGGAGCTGCTTAGCTACTCGTGTTTTGTGCTGTTTGAAAACCGGCAGAAGTATACGGTGGACAAAGCGGATCTGAACCGGATGTTCATGGGGGTGCGCGGCGATGTGGAAAAGCTTTCGCTCGCATCGTATTTCTGCCAGCTCACGGCGGAGGTCGCCCCGCATGAGGAAAATGCGGAAGGCTATCTGCGTCTTCTCCTAAACAGCCTGCACCTGCTCGACCGGGACAAACGTACCTGCGTCTTCATCAAACCGGTTTACGAGCTGAGGCTCCTTACAATGGCGGGTTTCATGCCCAACCTTGTAGGATGCTGTTCCTGTGGGAACTACGAGGCGGAGCGGATGCTTTTTCTGCCGCGGCTTTCGCAGATTATCTGTGGGGACTGCGCGCCCGAAACACTTCCGGAAAATGAAATCGCGGTGCCGCTTTCCAAAAGCGTGCTGGCTGCGATGCGGCATATCATCTATGCGGATTTTGGGAAACTGTTCGGTTTTACCGTCTCCGACGAGACGCAGCAGAACCTGAATGAAATCACCCAGCACTATGTGATGGTGCAGCTTGACAAACGCTTCGACACGCTGGATTTTTATCTGGCCATGAGAGGATAGACAGATGGATAAATATTGCAGAGCAATTGAACTCGATAAGATTTTAAACCGGCTCGCGCAGCACTGCGGCTGCGCGGACAGCAAAGACGCCGCGCTGGCAATCGCGCCGGCGTACGAGCTGCGGGACGCGAAACGCCTTTTGCAACTCACGGTCGATGCAAATACCTTGACCAACCGGTACGGCACACCGTCGATCGGCTCGGTTGAAAACTGCGGCGCGGCGTTAAAGCGCGCACAGGTCGGCGCGCGGCTTTCGCCGCGCGAACTGCTGGATGTGGCAAGGGTGCTGCGCGCGATCGAAACGATTGAACGCTGGCACGACCAGCTCGAAGGCGAGCCGACCAGTCTGGAAGGGCTCCTTTCGTCGGTGATCGCGCTGCCGACCCTTTATCGCGGCATCACGACTGCGATCCTGTCGGAGGAGGAGATCTCCGACCGCGCGAGCCCGGAACTGGCGGATATACGCCGCAAAATCCGGCAGGCCGGCGCGAAAGCCCGCGAGGTGCTCGATAAAATGGTGCGCTCGGCCACCTATCAAAAGTATTTGCAGGAGAATATCATCACCCAGCGCGACGGGCGTTTTGTCGTACCGGTCAAGATCGAATACCGGGGCGAGGTCAAGGGGCTTGTACACGACACCTCCGGCTCCGGCTCAACCGTGTTCATCGAACCGATGGCGGTGGTTGAGGCGAATAACGAGATCCGTATCCTGCAAAATAAGGAACAGCTTGAGATTGATCGGATCCTTTCGGAGCTGTCCGCGCAGGTTGGCGGCTGCGCCGACAGCATCGCGGGAAGTTACGAGGCGATTGTGGAGCTGGATCTCTATTTTGCCAAAAGCCGCCTTGCGGATGAGATGCGCGCGACCATCCCCGTATTCAACGAAAACGGGGTCGTGAATCTCAAAAAGGCGCGGCATCCGCTGCTCGACCAGAAGAAGGTCGTTCCGATCGATCTGCGGCTCGGCGACGGATTCGATACGCTGGTTGTTACCGGCCCAAACACCGGAGGCAAGACGGTTGCGATCAAGACGCTCGGTTTGCTCGCAATGATGGCCCAGTGCGGGCTGATGCTGCCCGTCTCGGACGGGAGTACCCTGCCGGTTTATGAGAAGCTGCTGGTCGATATCGGTGACGAACAGAGCATTGAGCAGAGCCTTTCCACCTTTTCGGCGCACATGACCAACATCATCCGCATCCTTGCCGAAGCGAATGAAGATTCTCTTGTGCTGCTCGATGAGCTCGGAGCGGGCACCGACCCGGTCGAAGGCGCGGCGCTTGCCGTTGCGATCATCGAACAGCTGCGGGAGCAGGGCGCGCGGATCGTCGCAACCACCCACTATGCCGAAATCAAGATGTACGCGCTCAACACCGATGGCGTCGAGAACGCCTGCTGTGAATTTGACGTGGCCACCCTGCGGCCGACCTACCGGCTGCTGATTGGCGTACCGGGGCGTTCGAACGCTTTCGCGATCAGCGAACGGCTTGGACTGCCCGAAGCGGTGATCGAGAACGCAAAATCCCATGTCTCGAACGAGAACGCACGGTTTGAGGATGTGGTCAGCCAGCTGGAAGGCACCCGGCAGGAGCTCGAACGCGAGCGTAAGCTCGCTGAGAGTCAGCGGGTCGCGGCGCAGCGCACGAGCGAGGAGGCTGACAGGCTCCGGAAAAACGCGGAAAATGAACGGGAACGAGAGCTCGAGCGGGCGCGGGTGCAGGCGCGGGGCATTGTCGAGCAGGTGAACGCCCAGGCGGAAAAGCTGCTCGATGAGCTGGAAGAACTGCGCAAGCAGAAGGACAGCGAGGACTTTAAGGAGCGGATCGCCCAGACAAAGATATCCTTCAAGGCGGATATGCGCAAACTCCAGGATCTGGCCGACCCGGTCACCCGCAAGAACCCGGAAAACTATGTGCCGCAGCGGCCGCTTAAACGCGGCGATACGGTGCGGCTTATTTCGCTTAACAAAGAAGGCATCCTGCTTTCCGCCCCGGACGGGCAGGGCTTTGTCAACGTGCAGGCGGGCATTATCAAGACCAAGGTGCACCAGAGCGAGGTGCGCCTCGTTGACAACAAGGATAAGCGGGTCACTTTGAATAATTCCAGCGTGAACACCCGCAGCGTGACCTCCAAGGCGAAGCGGGAGGTCAAAACGGAGGTTGACCTGCGCGGCATGACCGTTGGAGAGGCTTTGATGGAGCTTGACCGGTATCTCGACGGCGCGGTGCTTTCGGGCGTGACAACCGTCACAATTATCCACGGGAAAGGCACCGGAGCCCTGCGTGCGGCCGTACAGGAGCACCTCAAAAAACACAGGAGCGTCAAGCGGTTCCGTATGGGCGTCTATGGGGAAGGCGAATCAGGCGTGACGGTGGCGGAACTCAAATAGGTTCGCTTTACAGCCTATGGAATTTGTGTTATGATATATTTGGTAACGTATAATTTTACAAATTTAAGATAGATGGAGAGATGTATATTGGAAAAGAAGATTACAAAACCAGGCACGCTCCAGTTTAAGGGCCGTCCGCTGGTGCGCTGTGACAAGACGATCTATTATGGGGACATGGGCGACAAATATGTCGCAATGCTCCAGATCCTCGGTGAAGAAAAGGTCGGGGAGGAGCTGCTCCCCAGCAAGGTTTCTGTGCAGATCTGGTCGACTGACGACGAACTGCGCCCGCGTGACCGCGTGATCAAAAAAACCGAGAAGAGCAACCTCTACGACGCGCTCAACATCGCTTCGATCTGGCTGGAACGCCAGCTCGACCAGAAATAAAAAGAAGAAATGCCGGGAAGCCTTGTGCTTCCCGGCATTTTTTATCGTCCGATTCCTCAGTCAGCCGCCCCTTCTGCAATCTGCGGACGGTCGGTCAGTCCGAGCAGATAGTCCTGTGTCACAAGAAAGTACGCGGAGAATTTTTCAAGTTCTTCGGTGGATACGGTCGCTTTGCCGTTGGTGAGGTCCTCGATGTGCTTTTCACTGACATTCAGAGCCATTGCGAGCGCACGCGGGGTGAGCTCCTCCTTTTGCGTCAACAGCAGCAGCCGTTCGCCAAAGGTTTTTCTGCTAAACATGGTAAAAGTTCCTCCTCAGATCTTTGCCTGATACAATCTCAACCGCCAGAGAGCAAGCCCGGCGATTTATTAAGAACAGTATAGCACAAGATACGATCGATCGTTTATGATAAAACACATTTTTGTAGGGATGCACAATCCCTGCCAAATGTTCTGGTATTTTTGCTACTTTGCCGTCAGATGACAAACCCGCCATTGGGGCTGATGACCTGTCCGGTGAGGAAACCAGCCGCGTCCGAGCAGAGATAACAGATCAGCGAAGCCACATCGGCGGGCGTGCCGACTTTCCCGAGCGGCGTTTCCTCGCGCAGCGCCTCCAGCGCGGCTGCGTCGAGCTGTGCGTTCATTTCCGTGGCGATGAGGCCGGGCGCCACGCAGTTGACCGTGATCCCGGAGGGGCCTACCTCCTTGGCCAATGCCTTGGTGAAGCCGATGACCGCTGATTTTGCCGCAGAATAGTGCACTTCGCAGGAGGCGCCCGCGATCCCCCACATTGAGGAGAGGTTCACGATCCGGCCTTCGTGGCGTCGGATCATCTGCGGCAGGACGCACTGGCAGGTGTGAAACATCCCGGTCACGTTTACCGCGAACATCCGCTCCCACTCGCTGGCGGTGAGGTCGGTGAAGAGCTTCTGCTGGGCGATGCCGGCGTTGTTGACCAGCAGATCGATGTGCCCGAAATCCACGGTGGCTTTTTGCACCATCGCCTCGACTGCGGCCCGGTCGCTCACATCGGCCTGATAGACAGCCGCGTCGCAGCCGAGCGCCGCGAGTTCCGAAAGCAGGGATTTTGCCGCATCCTTTCGGGCATGATAATTGGCGGCCACCCGGTAACCTGCCCGCGCGAACTGCAAAGCGGTTTCGCGCCCGATGCCTCGGGAAGCCCCGGTGATGAGCACCGTTTTCGCCATCTTACAAAACACCTCACAAACAAAAGCTCCCGCCATTTGACGGGAGCCGGGATTCAATCGTTCAGGTAGCTTTTCACCAATAGTTGCAACAGCTCGTCGCGGTCGATTTTACGGATAAGCGCGCGTGCGTTGTTGTGCGTGGTGATATAGGTGGGGTCCTCCGAAAGGATGTAACCCACGATCTGGTTGATGGGATTGTATCCTTTTTGGCGCAGCGCGTCGTAAACCGCGGTGAGGATTTCCTTGAGCTGCTTTTCCTTATCCTCATGGATCGAAAAGGATATCGTTGGCTCGTGCATTACATCACCCCTTTCTGTTCGATTTGATATTTCCATTTTACAACAAAATTCGCCGCATGGCAATATGGACATGTAAATTTCACTGAGTTATTGTATGATGAAACTGTTAAGAATATGCGAAACGCTGCCGCGCGGCGATTGACAGGCATTTCCGGGGATGGTATAGTTTGGTCAAACGGTGCGAAGCCGGAACACGGAGGGATTACACTTGGAAGGAAAAACGCTTGCGCAGAAGGCCGCGGATGAGCTGGTGCGGCTCATCCGGGAACAAGGCAGCGCGCCAGGCGACAAACTGCCGAACGAATACGAACTATCGGCGCTGTTGGGTGTCGGGCGCAATACGGTACGCGAAGCGGTACGGATGCTCGCCTCGCGCAACATCGTGGACATCCGGCAGGGCGCCGGAACCTTTGTTTCAGAGAAGATGGGGATCGCGGACGACCCGTTGGGCTTCACGCTGATTGAGGACCGGCGCAGGCTGGTGGCGGATCTTTTGCAGGTGCGCTGCATCATCGAGCCGCAGCTCGCGGCACTCGCTGCCCAGAACGCCACCGCGCAGGATATCGGCGAGCTTGAGCGGCGATGCGGCGAAACCGAGGAGCTTATCGTGGCGAGAACGGATTTTTCCGACGCGGACCGCGCGTTCCATGTGCAGATTGCGCGGTGCAGCCACAATCTGGTCATGTCGAACCTTCTGCCGGTTATCAGCGCGGGTGTGACTTTTTTTGCCGCGCAGACCGAACGGGAGTTTGAACAGACGGTCGCCGCCCACCGCAAAATTTTCGAAGCGATCCGGGACCGGCGCGGCAGCGACGCGCAGCAGGCGATGCAGTTTCATCTGC from Anaerotruncus rubiinfantis includes the following:
- the recO gene encoding DNA repair protein RecO, whose protein sequence is MHITTDAIVLRERAVDEFDSVLTLLSKERGIISAYARGARKPRAALRACAELLSYSCFVLFENRQKYTVDKADLNRMFMGVRGDVEKLSLASYFCQLTAEVAPHEENAEGYLRLLLNSLHLLDRDKRTCVFIKPVYELRLLTMAGFMPNLVGCCSCGNYEAERMLFLPRLSQIICGDCAPETLPENEIAVPLSKSVLAAMRHIIYADFGKLFGFTVSDETQQNLNEITQHYVMVQLDKRFDTLDFYLAMRG
- a CDS encoding helix-turn-helix transcriptional regulator — encoded protein: MFSRKTFGERLLLLTQKEELTPRALAMALNVSEKHIEDLTNGKATVSTEELEKFSAYFLVTQDYLLGLTDRPQIAEGAAD
- a CDS encoding endonuclease MutS2; its protein translation is MDKYCRAIELDKILNRLAQHCGCADSKDAALAIAPAYELRDAKRLLQLTVDANTLTNRYGTPSIGSVENCGAALKRAQVGARLSPRELLDVARVLRAIETIERWHDQLEGEPTSLEGLLSSVIALPTLYRGITTAILSEEEISDRASPELADIRRKIRQAGAKAREVLDKMVRSATYQKYLQENIITQRDGRFVVPVKIEYRGEVKGLVHDTSGSGSTVFIEPMAVVEANNEIRILQNKEQLEIDRILSELSAQVGGCADSIAGSYEAIVELDLYFAKSRLADEMRATIPVFNENGVVNLKKARHPLLDQKKVVPIDLRLGDGFDTLVVTGPNTGGKTVAIKTLGLLAMMAQCGLMLPVSDGSTLPVYEKLLVDIGDEQSIEQSLSTFSAHMTNIIRILAEANEDSLVLLDELGAGTDPVEGAALAVAIIEQLREQGARIVATTHYAEIKMYALNTDGVENACCEFDVATLRPTYRLLIGVPGRSNAFAISERLGLPEAVIENAKSHVSNENARFEDVVSQLEGTRQELERERKLAESQRVAAQRTSEEADRLRKNAENERERELERARVQARGIVEQVNAQAEKLLDELEELRKQKDSEDFKERIAQTKISFKADMRKLQDLADPVTRKNPENYVPQRPLKRGDTVRLISLNKEGILLSAPDGQGFVNVQAGIIKTKVHQSEVRLVDNKDKRVTLNNSSVNTRSVTSKAKREVKTEVDLRGMTVGEALMELDRYLDGAVLSGVTTVTIIHGKGTGALRAAVQEHLKKHRSVKRFRMGVYGEGESGVTVAELK
- a CDS encoding FadR/GntR family transcriptional regulator, which codes for MEGKTLAQKAADELVRLIREQGSAPGDKLPNEYELSALLGVGRNTVREAVRMLASRNIVDIRQGAGTFVSEKMGIADDPLGFTLIEDRRRLVADLLQVRCIIEPQLAALAAQNATAQDIGELERRCGETEELIVARTDFSDADRAFHVQIARCSHNLVMSNLLPVISAGVTFFAAQTEREFEQTVAAHRKIFEAIRDRRGSDAQQAMQFHLLFNQNRFLDAK
- a CDS encoding IreB family regulatory phosphoprotein, whose amino-acid sequence is MHEPTISFSIHEDKEKQLKEILTAVYDALRQKGYNPINQIVGYILSEDPTYITTHNNARALIRKIDRDELLQLLVKSYLND
- the ymfI gene encoding elongation factor P 5-aminopentanone reductase, which translates into the protein MAKTVLITGASRGIGRETALQFARAGYRVAANYHARKDAAKSLLSELAALGCDAAVYQADVSDRAAVEAMVQKATVDFGHIDLLVNNAGIAQQKLFTDLTASEWERMFAVNVTGMFHTCQCVLPQMIRRHEGRIVNLSSMWGIAGASCEVHYSAAKSAVIGFTKALAKEVGPSGITVNCVAPGLIATEMNAQLDAAALEALREETPLGKVGTPADVASLICYLCSDAAGFLTGQVISPNGGFVI